One window from the genome of Euzebyales bacterium encodes:
- a CDS encoding ABC transporter permease — protein sequence MSSTTKHEAITEVEDILAVVSSTRERPPRPSPLSTSLTFAWRGLLKIKHVPEQLLDVTVFPVMMLLMFTYLFGGAVAGSTDTYLQDLLPGILVMQVTWISMYTGHTLNRDITKGVHDRFRSLPIWRPATLVGPLLADAARYAMASTIILVLGIVLGFRPQGGIQGVLAGVGLMLVFSFSLSWAWTLAGVTMRSPEAVFGLGNMVMFPLTFISNVFVPVDSLPGWLQAFVKVNPISILVSGVRGLMHGDAATGNITLVLLISAALVAVFGPFTMSAYRRRE from the coding sequence ATGAGCTCAACGACCAAGCACGAAGCCATCACCGAGGTCGAGGACATCCTCGCGGTCGTGTCGTCCACGCGTGAACGGCCGCCGCGCCCGTCCCCGCTGTCGACGTCGCTGACATTCGCCTGGCGGGGGCTGCTCAAGATCAAGCACGTCCCGGAGCAGCTGCTCGACGTCACCGTGTTCCCGGTGATGATGCTGCTGATGTTCACCTACCTGTTCGGTGGTGCGGTCGCCGGCTCGACCGACACGTACCTGCAGGACCTGCTGCCTGGGATCCTGGTGATGCAGGTCACCTGGATCAGCATGTACACGGGGCACACGCTCAACCGGGACATCACCAAGGGGGTACATGACCGGTTCCGATCGCTGCCGATCTGGCGGCCCGCGACGCTGGTCGGGCCGCTGTTGGCGGACGCTGCCCGCTATGCGATGGCGTCGACCATCATCCTCGTCCTCGGGATCGTGTTGGGATTCCGACCGCAGGGCGGGATTCAGGGGGTACTGGCCGGGGTCGGCCTGATGCTCGTGTTCTCCTTCAGCCTGTCGTGGGCGTGGACCCTCGCCGGGGTCACCATGCGGTCGCCCGAGGCGGTGTTCGGGCTGGGCAACATGGTCATGTTCCCGCTCACGTTCATCAGCAATGTGTTCGTCCCTGTCGACTCCCTGCCGGGCTGGCTCCAGGCGTTCGTCAAGGTCAATCCGATCTCGATCCTGGTCTCGGGCGTCCGCGGGCTGATGCACGGAGACGCCGCAACTGGCAACATCACGCTGGTGCTGCTGATCAGCGCGGCGCTGGTGGCGGTGTTCGGTCCGTTCACGATGTCCGCCTACCGCCGCA